Proteins encoded by one window of Lathyrus oleraceus cultivar Zhongwan6 chromosome 1, CAAS_Psat_ZW6_1.0, whole genome shotgun sequence:
- the LOC127126488 gene encoding uncharacterized protein LOC127126488, with translation MAECEVPSFSLGFDLDLEDSPPHSPNHDPLLIVPDSESESYPETRPDPPRRIFKRLRRGLPTSSVRHKTEPPPCINVDDDDIEEFSDQDEPVQVSARSSVQNGSICRSSKVSLKSIGVLTPHSSTTNSRDKKRKLDLEIPDSVGLGTGQCGSMFRKLMASPLCRFRLIESDDDMVGEDVYGGSKFGPSSSMGPMFNRNTPVISLEQDSKKRFDDVNRNKKDLPIHLSPVKNFPIHRDKQASAGLETGQSGLVFPNGKLAASPLRRFQLIESDDDDDDDDIVGEDLNGGNKPGPASPTGPMCNTNKPVISFKQDSKKQFDNLNQASAGLETGQSGSVFPNGQLATSHLRRFQLLDSDDDDDDAVMVCKVKVGPSSSTGNRNRPPNSLKRDKKVRFVDVDQNQKHLSPVKKNFSIPTPAFNNVCEEYFHSAKNTQVPKSNEPYRGANSGCQKDEQMWEASGPLPPAHCYFFHDNPKIQQLVRNRLCNFSPLGDNTVNQQENIDYMGQFDNGGSTSRRSKSKNLNGSEGWVDPKIISSSTRKKATKRNNTKKNNESSKLNSSNDSASWVEPKDAGQRRVQASGEPAGHWYTGSDGRKVYVNKSGKESTGRNAYRNYRKESGAASQKSKKKTTAKKGK, from the exons TACCGGACTCCGAATCCGAATCCTACCCCGAAACCCGACCCGATCCACCGCGCCGCATCTTCAAACGTCTCCGTCGTGGTCTCCCAACCTCCTCCGTTCGCCACAAAACCGAACCGCCTCCGTGCATCAATGTTGACGACGATGATATCGAGGAGTTCTCAGATCAAGATGAACCTGTTCAAG TATCTGCGCGTTCCTCGGTTCAGAATGGTTCTATATGTCGCAGCTCAAAAGTGTCTTTGAAAAGTATTGGAGTTTTAACTCCTCATTCATCTACTACCAACTCTAGGGATAAAAAAAGAAAGCTGGATTTAGAAATTCCTGATTCGGTTGGATTGGGGACTGGCCAATGCGGGTCCATGTTTCGCAAGTTAATGGCTAGTCCTCTTTGTAGGTTTCGGCTGATTGAATCTGATGATGATATGGTTGGTGAGGATGTTTATGGTGGAAGTAAATTTGGACCATCCTCGTCGATGGGGCCAATGTTTAATAGAAACACACCTGTGATTTCTTTGGAACAAGATAGCAAGAAGAGATTTGATGATGTGAACAGAAATAAGAAGGATTTGCCGATACATCTTTCTCCAGTGAAGAATTTCCCCATTCATAGGGATAAACAAGCTTCTGCTGGATTGGAAACTGGCCAGAGTGGGTTGGTGTTTCCCAATGGCAAGTTAGCAGCTAGTCCTCTTCGCAGGTTTCAATTGATTGaatctgatgatgatgatgatgatgatgatatagTTGGTGAGGATCTTAATGGTGGAAATAAACCTGGCCCTGCCTCGCCGACGGGGCCAATGTGTAATACAAACAAACCTGTGATTTCTTTTAAGCAAGATAGCAAGAAGCAATTTGATAATTTGAACCAAGCTTCTGCTGGATTGGAAACGGGCCAGAGTGGGTCGGTGTTTCCCAATGGCCAATTAGCGACTAGTCATCTTCGCAGGTTTCAATTGCTTGATTCtgatgatgacgatgatgatgcTGTTATGGTCTGCAAGGTTAAAGTTGGCCCCTCTTCGTCAACAGGTAACCGAAACAGACCTCCTAATTCTTTGAAAAGGGATAAAAAGGTGCGGTTTGTTGACGTAGACCAAAATCAGAAACATCTTTCCCCGGTGAAGAAGAATTTTTCTATTCCTACACCTGCCTTCAATAATGTGTGTGAAGAGTACTTCCATTCTGCCAAGAACACACAGGTACCGAAATCTAACGAGCCATATCGCGGGGCTAATTCTGGATGTCAAAAGGATGAACAAATGTGGGAAGCGTCAGGTCCTCTTCCTCCGGCTCATTGTTATTTTTTCCATGACAATCCAAAAATTCAGCAGTTAGTTCGCAATCGCCTGTGTAACTTTTCTCCATTAGGTGACAACACAGTGAATCAGCAAGAAAATATTGATTACAT GGGACAATTTGACAATGGAGGATCAACAAGCAGAAGAAGCAAATCAAAAAATTTGAATGGTTCTGAAGGTTGGGTAGATCCCAAAATCATTTCTAGTAGTACTAGAAAGAAAGCAACAAAGAGAAACAACACTAAGAAAAATAATGAATCAAGCAAATTAAACTCTTCAAATGATTCTGCAAGTTGGGTGGAACCGAAAGATGCAGGTCAAAGGCGTGTACAAGCAAGCGGTGAACCGGCTGGTCATTGGTATACAGGATCAGATGGAAGAAAG GTCTATGTCAACAAAAGTGGGAAGGAGTCCACAGGCCGAAATGCTTATAGAAATTATCGGAAG GAGAGTGGAGCAGCATcccaaaaatccaaaaagaaaaCAACTGCCAAGAAGGGAAAGTAA
- the LOC127126478 gene encoding chlorophyll a-b binding protein 6, chloroplastic, which yields MACNTLMSSAFSAFPSLLSSSKSRFSTSTPLPYVASANASSRFTMTSDWMPGQPRPSYLDGSAPGDFGFDPLRLGEVPENLERFKESELIHCRWAMLAVPGILVPEALGLGNWVKAQEWAALPGGQATYLGNPVPWGTLPTILVIEFLSIAFVEHQRSMEKDPEKKKYPGGAFDPLGYSKDPKKFHEYKIKEVKNGRLALLAFVGICVQQSAYPGTGPLENLATHLADPWHNNIGNVLIPPQ from the exons ATGGCTTGTAACACATTGATGAGTTCAGCTTTCTCAGCTTTTCCATCTCTTCTTTCTTCCTCAAAATCAAGATTTTCAACTTCAACTCCACTTCCTTATGTTGCTTCTGCCAATGCTTCTTCTAGATTCACCATGACTTCTGATTGGATGCCTGGTCAACCTAGACCTTCCTATCTTGATGGTTCAGCTCCAGG TGACTTTGGATTTGATCCTCTTCGTCTTGGTGAAGTACCTGAGAATCTTGAGAGATTCAAAGAGTCTGAACTCATTCACTGCAGATGGGCAATGCTTGCTGTT CCGGGGATTTTGGTACCAGAGGCATTGGGGTTAGGAAACTGGGTGAAAGCACAGGAATGGGCAGCACTTCCTGGAGGACAAGCAACCTACTTAGGAAACCCTGTTCCATGGGGCACCCTACCCACCATTTTGGTCATTGAATTCCTTTCTATTGCTTTTGTTGAGCACCAAAGGAGTATGGAGAAAGACCCTGAAAAGAAGAAATATCCTGGTGGTGCTTTTGATCCTTTGGGCTACTCTAAAGACCCTAAAAAGTTCCATGAATACAAAATCAAAGAAGTTAAGAATG GACGTCTTGCTTTGTTGGCTTTTGTTGGAATATGTGTTCAACAATCAGCGTATCCAGGAACTGGACCTTTGGAGAATTTGGCAACTCACTTGGCTGATCCATGGCACAACAACATTGGAAATGTTCTTATTCCACCACAATAG